From a region of the Zingiber officinale cultivar Zhangliang chromosome 10B, Zo_v1.1, whole genome shotgun sequence genome:
- the LOC122029589 gene encoding uncharacterized protein LOC122029589 isoform X2, protein MVRGIDGNPIGQDATLCMGGKVRRKYRGSLESVSSPGSLEEEEEEEEEEEEEASHGPSPRTSLSASETHSDSFLKDGRKIHVGECALFQARNAPPFIGIIRRLIKCTEDSPKLGVNWLYRPTDLKLAKGNLLDAAPNEVFYSFHKDVIPAASLLHLCKVAFLPNSVELPLGIPAFVCRRVYDIANKHLWWLTDQDYTNEHQEEVDQLLNKTRLEMHIAVQSGGHSPKSLNNTTSNQQLKSGSDSVQSSGISTPQSKGMKRSRNDQSMEPIKGGKGIEPVKQEQGIEPIKRQHSSKLNDGRFIDTIKSENIKAEINKMADKGGIVSIEGVGNLVSLMQLCNKERKIDLAGRIMLADAIAAMEKSDSLHKFVQLKGVTVLDDWLQEVHKGKNDKGSSPCESESLVEDFLLSLLRALEKLPISLNTLQSCNIGKSVNNLRSFKNLEIQKRARGLVDTWKKRVDTEMSKINDRRSVGFSQPVSLPDKPGHSDVSQTRHKRTESTYGTAKMPNTLSSASKLLTGKPGTLDYTKKIVPAPVVVSSKDLECKTVASSGGLVLPRVAIKEENSSGSYQSHSNDRSCSSDQEKFTSSSQKEETKSSATALMNTTKLGSLINHNQRSSNGLPVTNISGDPKETHSGRFESANKVVAAENALQGGLTCQKPLDVPIGHGNINRLVVRLPNPGQSLGKNDSGISVEDPLVMGSNQLPSGMPDKQDRDDGRMKRKSDVPFSHIIRDDNTVLCQGNEVKDGLFGNGEVSSPMGSDEEHRRNVEVTVNFADPARSAYLTSGNENGACSTEPGTKNSYSSMHALEEGCAKYSEPTTPSAVGDDTGMNLLANVDTGEISQFDIMSQINSVGTAPAVEEQCTSNDAFSLSCDDDMVQKNIQYDEPVNANSEMQGKKVGNTFVKDLSQTEDTRPTTNSANVSQLQDNKLNGHQTTQYTITCMSLFDKCNSTNIEVQPVEERVGKAASVPVEVEQGNGVGTSIEDKQTTEVQLSDICTCSKPNFTGTLIDENISFHDDYKKMEDDIRCTSDGNVDGKCDTDATNSDRKLEAPLVQDDMSSYVVEEVLSASISTESLHKPSTPDAAAVNADSIVSFPADNISSAVALDDSKILHSDHTQINLLELSHEANEDNSMPPPSTDEPAVSAVISLAAAEVPSTSNIKETENSLKSFKESGFDAEAREDDIVSSVDCSSSSIVAEPLVAIRLELDLNEVIPIVEGNQDQKDISSTICSSAIDLPTLSPFTSHISTDLPAEVTVAAPTKRYFVPPQILLMTKGEPGWKGSAATSAFRPTEPQKISKIRDMIPSDGVGKKSRPLLDIDLNIPDEEVLAGMASQSSIQMMRTTTDDDSLTRTAPEVDLHLNRVDEGLENGQSLASTSSRLEVPLLAMQPASGGLPAEKTNVLRNFDLNDRPDIDGLSVEAVARNQQANNSTVVPNLSPVTGHRTNSESGYTLSWFRPNPYPVVAVPSLLPDRGDKSNPVAATAESLMIPRSLNGVNLRGDIYCGTSSPAMLVSPATPFPYPNSSFPPTFTLAPVSLSGGSTRYVDASYGSRSCFLAYSSLLTGPAGAVSSNYPSSYMISFPEGGTSTVNSQDFDLNTGPGCGDMIGKDEKLLSASRQLSVATSRAFMEDQARMYDLWTVGSKRKEPEGSWDAESTTDRSAMQVSWKK, encoded by the exons GATGGACGAAAAATACATGTTGGTGAATGTGCTCTTTTTCAGGCAAGAAATGCTCCACCTTTCATTGGAATAATTCGACGTTTAATAAAATGTACAGAAGATTCTCCCAAGTTGGGCGTCAACTGGCTTTATCGACCAACTGATCTTAAGCTTGCAAAAGGCAATTTGCTTGATGCTGCTCCAAATGAAGTATTTTACTCTTTCCACAAGGATGTGATTCCTGCTGCCTCGTTGCTTCATCTGTGTAAAGTTGCGTTTTTACCTAATAGTGTTGAACTTCCACTGGGAATACCAGCATTCGTGTGTAGGAGAGTATATGACATTGCTAACAAACATTTATGGTGGTTGACTGATCAGGATTATACCAAT GAACATCAGGAAGAAGTTGATCAACTTTTGAACAAGACTCGGCTGGAAATGCATATAGCAGTTCAATCAGGTGGGCATTCACCGAAATCTCTTAACAATACAACAAGCAACCAACAGTTAAAATCTGGTTCAGATAGTGTACAAAGCAGTGGCATCTCCACTCCTCAGTCCAAGGGAATGAAGAGATCGAGGAATGATCAAAGCATGGAGCCAATCAAAGGTGGCAAAGGCATAGAACCTGTGAAGCAAGAGCAGGGAATTGAGCCAATTAAGCGACAGCATTCTTCTAAACTAAATGATGGAAGATTTATTGACACTATAAAGTCTGAGAACATTAAGGCAGAAATTAATAAAATGGCAGACAAAGGTGGGATTGTAAGCATTGAAGGGGTTGGGAATTTGGTCAGTTTAATGCAACTATGTaacaaagagagaaaaatagatttGGCTGGTCGGATAATGCTTGCTGATGCCATTGCAGCCATGGAGAAATCTGACTCCCTTCATAAGTTTGTGCAACTCAAGGGAGTGACAGTACTGGATGATTGGCTCCAGGAGGTTCACAAAGGAAAGAATGATAAAGGTAGTAGTCCTTGCGAAAGTGAAAGTTTAGTTGAGGATTTTTTATTGTCTCTACTTCGTGCGCTTGAAAAGTTGCCTATAAGTCTGAATACTCTGCAAAGTTGTAACATCGGCAAGTCTGTGAACAATTTGCGCAGTTTTAAGAACTTGGAGATCCAGAAGAGAGCTAGAGGTCTTGTTGATACTTGGAAGAAACGAGTTGACACAGAGATGTCAAAGATAAATGACAGAAGATCTGTTGGATTCAGCCAGCCAGTTTCATTGCCAGACAAGCCAGGTCATTCTGATGTCAGTCAAACACGACATAAGCGTACTGAATCAACTTATGGAACTGCTAAAATGCCCAACACCCTGTCCTCAGCAAGTAAGCTTCTGACTGGTAAGCCTGGGACCTTAGATTATACTAAGAAAATTGTACCTGCACCTGTTGTAGTTAGTTCAAAGGATCTAGAATGCAAAACAGTTGCGAGCAGTGGGGGGTTAGTGTTGCCACGTGTAGCAATTAAAGAGGAAAACAGCAGTGGTTCCTATCAGTCTCATAGCAATGATCGATCTTGTTCTAGTGATCAAGAAAAATTTACGTCTTCTTCACAGAAGGAAGAAACAAAGAGTTCAGCCACTGCATTGATGAATACCACCAAGTTAGGTAGCCTTATCAACCATAATCAAAGGTCAAGCAATGGGCTTCCTGTAACTAACATATCTGGAGATCCAAAGGAAACTCATTCTGGTAGGTTTGAGTCGGCCAACAAGGTTGTGGCAGCAGAAAATGCATTACAAGGTGGACTGACATGTCAAAAGCCACTCGATGTCCCTATTGGTCATGGAAATATCAATAGGTTGGTTGTTAGGCTGCCAAACCCTGGCCAAAGCCTGGGAAAGAATGACAGTGGAATCTCAGTTGAGGATCCATTGGTAATGGGAAGCAACCAGTTGCCTTCTGGTATGCCAGACAAACAAGATCGGGATGATGGTAGAATGAAAAGGAAGAGTGATGTTCCTTTCTCTCATATCATAAGGGATGATAATACAGTGTTATGTCAAGGAAATGAGGTTAAAGACGGATTATTTGGAAATGGAGAAGTTAGCTCACCAATGGGTTCTGATGAAGAACATAGAAGAAATGTTGAGGTAACTGTAAATTTTGCAGATCCTGCTAGAAGCGCCTATTTGACATCTGGGAATGAAAATGGAGCCTGCTCAACTGAACCAGGGACAAAAAATTCTTATAGTTCTATGCATGCCTTGGAAGAAGGCTGTGCCAAATATTCTGAACCTACCACTCCTTCGGCAGTTGGAGATGATACCGGGATGAATCTACTAGCTAATGTGGATACAGGGGAAATTTCCCAGTTTGACATAATGTCACAGATCAATTCAGTTGGAACTGCACCTGCAGTGGAGGAACAATGCACTAGCAATGATGCATTTAGTTTATCTTGTGATGATGACATGGTTCAGAAGAATATCCAATATGATGAACCTGTTAATGCCAATTCTGAGATGCAAGGGAAGAAAGTTGGCAATACATTTGTGAAAGATCTATCACAAACTGAAGATACCAGGCCTACAACTAACAGTGCTAATGTTTCTCAACTGCAGGACAACAAATTAAATGGTCATCAAACAACACAATATACTATCACCTGTATGAGTTTGTTTGATAAGTGTAATTCTACAAATATAGAGGTACAACCTGTGGAAGAAAGAGTAGGTAAAGCTGCGTCTGTACCAGTAGAAGTGGAGCAGGGAAATGGGGTTGGAACTTCAATTGAAGATAAGCAAACTACTGAGGTGCAACTTTCTGACATTTGTACATGTAGTAAACCTAACTTCACGGGCACACTGATTGATGAAAACATATCTTTTCATGATGATTATAAGAAGATGGAAGATGACATTAGGTGCACTTCTGATGGTAATGTAGATGGTAAGTGTGATACAGATGCCACTAATTCTGATAGGAAATTAGAAGCACCTCTTGTTCAGGATGATATGTCAAGCTACGTGGTGGAGGAAGTATTAAGTGCTTCTATCTCAACTGAAAGCCTACATAAACCTTCAACCCCAGATGCTGCAGCTGTAAATGCTGATTCCATTGTTTCATTTCCTGCTGATAATATTTCTTCTGCCGTTGCACTTGATGACTCCAAGATTTTGCATTCTGATCACACACAAATCAACCTCTTGGAGTTGTCCCATGAAGCAAACGAGGACAACAGTATGCCTCCTCCTAGCACTGATGAACCTGCAGTATCAGCTGTTATTTCTTTGGCTGCTGCTGAAGTGCCATCTACTTCTAACATTAAGGAAACTGAGAACTCTTTAAAGTCCTTTAAGGAATCTGGATTTGATGCAGAAGCTAGGGAGGATGATATTGTATCATCAGTAGACTGCTCCTCATCAAGTATTGTTGCTGAACCACTTGTTGCCATTAGACTTGAGCTCGATTTGAATGAAGTTATTCCTATAGTTGAAGGGAATCAAGACCAGAAAG ATATCTCTTCTACAATATGTTCATCTGCAATTGACTTGCCTACTCTGTCTCCCTTTACAAGTCACATATCAACTGATTTGCCTGCTGAAGTTACTGTGGCTGCACCAACCAAAAGGTATTTTGTTCCTCCTCAAATTTTGTTGATGACCAAAGGTGAACCTGGATGGAAAGGTTCAGCAGCTACTAGCGCATTCCGACCAACAGAGCCAcagaaaatatctaaaattcGTGATATGATCCCATCTGATGGTGTTGGAAAGAAGAGCCGTCCTCTGCTAGATATCGATCTTAACATACCTGATGAGGAAGTTCTTGCAGGCATGGCTTCTCAGAGTTCTATTCAAATGATGAGGACTACTACTGATGATGATTCACTCACAAGGACTGCTCCTGAAGTTGATCTTCATTTAAATAGAGTTGATGAGGGTCTGGAAAATGGCCAGTCCTTGGCTAGCACCAGCAGTAGATTAGAGGTGCCACTGTTGGCTATGCAACCTGCATCTGGAGGACTCCCTGCTGAGAAAACAAATGTTCTGAGGAACTTTGATCTGAATGACAGACCAGACATTGATGGGCTTAGTGTAGAAGCAGTAGCAAGGAACCAACAAGCAAACAATTCAACTGTTGTGCCAAATTTGTCTCCTGTTACAGGTCATAGAACAAATTCCGAATCTGGTTATACTTTGTCTTGGTTCCGTCCTAACCCTTATCCAGTTGTTGCTGTGCCATCTCTTCTGCCTGATAGAGGAGATAAATCAAATCCAGTAGCTGCAACTGCAGAATCTCTGATGATTCCGAGGTCATTAAATGGTGTTAACCTTCGCGGTGATATTTATTGTGGTACATCATCTCCAGCAATGCTGGTTTCTCCAGCTACACCATTTCCTTATCCAAACTCATCCTTTCCTCCCACTTTTACACTAGCTCCAGTGTCTTTATCTGGTGGTTCAACACGTTATGTTGATGCTTCTTATGGAAGTCGTTCTTGCTTCCTTGCTTATTCTTCATTGCTCACTGGTCCTGCTGGCGCTGTTTCATCTAATTATCCAAGTTCCTACATGATAAGCTTTCCAGAAGGCGGCACTAGTACTGTGAATAGTCAAGACTTTGATTTGAATACTGGTCCAGGGTGTGGAGATATGATAGGAAAAGATGAAAAACTGCTTTCAGCATCAAGACAGCTTTCAGTTGCCACTTCTCGGGCATTTATGGAGGATCAGGCCAGAATGTATGATCTTTGGACTGTAGGTTCAAAGAGAAAGGAGCCTGAAGGGAGTTGGGATGCAGAAAGCACCACTGACAGATCTGCCATGCAAGTCTCGTGGAAGAAATGA
- the LOC122029589 gene encoding uncharacterized protein LOC122029589 isoform X1: MVRGIDGNPIGQDATLCMGGKVRRKYRGSLESVSSPGSLEEEEEEEEEEEEEASHGPSPRTSLSASETHSDSFLKDGRKIHVGECALFQARNAPPFIGIIRRLIKCTEDSPKLGVNWLYRPTDLKLAKGNLLDAAPNEVFYSFHKDVIPAASLLHLCKVAFLPNSVELPLGIPAFVCRRVYDIANKHLWWLTDQDYTNEHQEEVDQLLNKTRLEMHIAVQSGGHSPKSLNNTTSNQQLKSGSDSVQSSGISTPQSKGMKRSRNDQSMEPIKGGKGIEPVKQEQGIEPIKRQHSSKLNDGRFIDTIKSENIKAEINKMADKGGIVSIEGVGNLVSLMQLCNKERKIDLAGRIMLADAIAAMEKSDSLHKFVQLKGVTVLDDWLQEVHKGKNDKGSSPCESESLVEDFLLSLLRALEKLPISLNTLQSCNIGKSVNNLRSFKNLEIQKRARGLVDTWKKRVDTEMSKINDRRSVGFSQPVSLPDKPGHSDVSQTRHKRTESTYGTAKMPNTLSSASKLLTGKPGTLDYTKKIVPAPVVVSSKDLECKTVASSGGLVLPRVAIKEENSSGSYQSHSNDRSCSSDQEKFTSSSQKEETKSSATALMNTTKLGSLINHNQRSSNGLPVTNISGDPKETHSGRFESANKVVAAENALQGGLTCQKPLDVPIGHGNINRLVVRLPNPGQSLGKNDSGISVEDPLVMGSNQLPSGMPDKQDRDDGRMKRKSDVPFSHIIRDDNTVLCQGNEVKDGLFGNGEVSSPMGSDEEHRRNVEVTVNFADPARSAYLTSGNENGACSTEPGTKNSYSSMHALEEGCAKYSEPTTPSAVGDDTGMNLLANVDTGEISQFDIMSQINSVGTAPAVEEQCTSNDAFSLSCDDDMVQKNIQYDEPVNANSEMQGKKVGNTFVKDLSQTEDTRPTTNSANVSQLQDNKLNGHQTTQYTITCMSLFDKCNSTNIEVQPVEERVGKAASVPVEVEQGNGVGTSIEDKQTTEVQLSDICTCSKPNFTGTLIDENISFHDDYKKMEDDIRCTSDGNVDGKCDTDATNSDRKLEAPLVQDDMSSYVVEEVLSASISTESLHKPSTPDAAAVNADSIVSFPADNISSAVALDDSKILHSDHTQINLLELSHEANEDNSMPPPSTDEPAVSAVISLAAAEVPSTSNIKETENSLKSFKESGFDAEAREDDIVSSVDCSSSSIVAEPLVAIRLELDLNEVIPIVEGNQDQKDISSTICSSAIDLPTLSPFTSHKQPLVAIRLELDLNEVIPIVEGNQDQKDISSTICSSAIDLPTLSPFTSHISTDLPAEVTVAAPTKRYFVPPQILLMTKGEPGWKGSAATSAFRPTEPQKISKIRDMIPSDGVGKKSRPLLDIDLNIPDEEVLAGMASQSSIQMMRTTTDDDSLTRTAPEVDLHLNRVDEGLENGQSLASTSSRLEVPLLAMQPASGGLPAEKTNVLRNFDLNDRPDIDGLSVEAVARNQQANNSTVVPNLSPVTGHRTNSESGYTLSWFRPNPYPVVAVPSLLPDRGDKSNPVAATAESLMIPRSLNGVNLRGDIYCGTSSPAMLVSPATPFPYPNSSFPPTFTLAPVSLSGGSTRYVDASYGSRSCFLAYSSLLTGPAGAVSSNYPSSYMISFPEGGTSTVNSQDFDLNTGPGCGDMIGKDEKLLSASRQLSVATSRAFMEDQARMYDLWTVGSKRKEPEGSWDAESTTDRSAMQVSWKK, from the exons GATGGACGAAAAATACATGTTGGTGAATGTGCTCTTTTTCAGGCAAGAAATGCTCCACCTTTCATTGGAATAATTCGACGTTTAATAAAATGTACAGAAGATTCTCCCAAGTTGGGCGTCAACTGGCTTTATCGACCAACTGATCTTAAGCTTGCAAAAGGCAATTTGCTTGATGCTGCTCCAAATGAAGTATTTTACTCTTTCCACAAGGATGTGATTCCTGCTGCCTCGTTGCTTCATCTGTGTAAAGTTGCGTTTTTACCTAATAGTGTTGAACTTCCACTGGGAATACCAGCATTCGTGTGTAGGAGAGTATATGACATTGCTAACAAACATTTATGGTGGTTGACTGATCAGGATTATACCAAT GAACATCAGGAAGAAGTTGATCAACTTTTGAACAAGACTCGGCTGGAAATGCATATAGCAGTTCAATCAGGTGGGCATTCACCGAAATCTCTTAACAATACAACAAGCAACCAACAGTTAAAATCTGGTTCAGATAGTGTACAAAGCAGTGGCATCTCCACTCCTCAGTCCAAGGGAATGAAGAGATCGAGGAATGATCAAAGCATGGAGCCAATCAAAGGTGGCAAAGGCATAGAACCTGTGAAGCAAGAGCAGGGAATTGAGCCAATTAAGCGACAGCATTCTTCTAAACTAAATGATGGAAGATTTATTGACACTATAAAGTCTGAGAACATTAAGGCAGAAATTAATAAAATGGCAGACAAAGGTGGGATTGTAAGCATTGAAGGGGTTGGGAATTTGGTCAGTTTAATGCAACTATGTaacaaagagagaaaaatagatttGGCTGGTCGGATAATGCTTGCTGATGCCATTGCAGCCATGGAGAAATCTGACTCCCTTCATAAGTTTGTGCAACTCAAGGGAGTGACAGTACTGGATGATTGGCTCCAGGAGGTTCACAAAGGAAAGAATGATAAAGGTAGTAGTCCTTGCGAAAGTGAAAGTTTAGTTGAGGATTTTTTATTGTCTCTACTTCGTGCGCTTGAAAAGTTGCCTATAAGTCTGAATACTCTGCAAAGTTGTAACATCGGCAAGTCTGTGAACAATTTGCGCAGTTTTAAGAACTTGGAGATCCAGAAGAGAGCTAGAGGTCTTGTTGATACTTGGAAGAAACGAGTTGACACAGAGATGTCAAAGATAAATGACAGAAGATCTGTTGGATTCAGCCAGCCAGTTTCATTGCCAGACAAGCCAGGTCATTCTGATGTCAGTCAAACACGACATAAGCGTACTGAATCAACTTATGGAACTGCTAAAATGCCCAACACCCTGTCCTCAGCAAGTAAGCTTCTGACTGGTAAGCCTGGGACCTTAGATTATACTAAGAAAATTGTACCTGCACCTGTTGTAGTTAGTTCAAAGGATCTAGAATGCAAAACAGTTGCGAGCAGTGGGGGGTTAGTGTTGCCACGTGTAGCAATTAAAGAGGAAAACAGCAGTGGTTCCTATCAGTCTCATAGCAATGATCGATCTTGTTCTAGTGATCAAGAAAAATTTACGTCTTCTTCACAGAAGGAAGAAACAAAGAGTTCAGCCACTGCATTGATGAATACCACCAAGTTAGGTAGCCTTATCAACCATAATCAAAGGTCAAGCAATGGGCTTCCTGTAACTAACATATCTGGAGATCCAAAGGAAACTCATTCTGGTAGGTTTGAGTCGGCCAACAAGGTTGTGGCAGCAGAAAATGCATTACAAGGTGGACTGACATGTCAAAAGCCACTCGATGTCCCTATTGGTCATGGAAATATCAATAGGTTGGTTGTTAGGCTGCCAAACCCTGGCCAAAGCCTGGGAAAGAATGACAGTGGAATCTCAGTTGAGGATCCATTGGTAATGGGAAGCAACCAGTTGCCTTCTGGTATGCCAGACAAACAAGATCGGGATGATGGTAGAATGAAAAGGAAGAGTGATGTTCCTTTCTCTCATATCATAAGGGATGATAATACAGTGTTATGTCAAGGAAATGAGGTTAAAGACGGATTATTTGGAAATGGAGAAGTTAGCTCACCAATGGGTTCTGATGAAGAACATAGAAGAAATGTTGAGGTAACTGTAAATTTTGCAGATCCTGCTAGAAGCGCCTATTTGACATCTGGGAATGAAAATGGAGCCTGCTCAACTGAACCAGGGACAAAAAATTCTTATAGTTCTATGCATGCCTTGGAAGAAGGCTGTGCCAAATATTCTGAACCTACCACTCCTTCGGCAGTTGGAGATGATACCGGGATGAATCTACTAGCTAATGTGGATACAGGGGAAATTTCCCAGTTTGACATAATGTCACAGATCAATTCAGTTGGAACTGCACCTGCAGTGGAGGAACAATGCACTAGCAATGATGCATTTAGTTTATCTTGTGATGATGACATGGTTCAGAAGAATATCCAATATGATGAACCTGTTAATGCCAATTCTGAGATGCAAGGGAAGAAAGTTGGCAATACATTTGTGAAAGATCTATCACAAACTGAAGATACCAGGCCTACAACTAACAGTGCTAATGTTTCTCAACTGCAGGACAACAAATTAAATGGTCATCAAACAACACAATATACTATCACCTGTATGAGTTTGTTTGATAAGTGTAATTCTACAAATATAGAGGTACAACCTGTGGAAGAAAGAGTAGGTAAAGCTGCGTCTGTACCAGTAGAAGTGGAGCAGGGAAATGGGGTTGGAACTTCAATTGAAGATAAGCAAACTACTGAGGTGCAACTTTCTGACATTTGTACATGTAGTAAACCTAACTTCACGGGCACACTGATTGATGAAAACATATCTTTTCATGATGATTATAAGAAGATGGAAGATGACATTAGGTGCACTTCTGATGGTAATGTAGATGGTAAGTGTGATACAGATGCCACTAATTCTGATAGGAAATTAGAAGCACCTCTTGTTCAGGATGATATGTCAAGCTACGTGGTGGAGGAAGTATTAAGTGCTTCTATCTCAACTGAAAGCCTACATAAACCTTCAACCCCAGATGCTGCAGCTGTAAATGCTGATTCCATTGTTTCATTTCCTGCTGATAATATTTCTTCTGCCGTTGCACTTGATGACTCCAAGATTTTGCATTCTGATCACACACAAATCAACCTCTTGGAGTTGTCCCATGAAGCAAACGAGGACAACAGTATGCCTCCTCCTAGCACTGATGAACCTGCAGTATCAGCTGTTATTTCTTTGGCTGCTGCTGAAGTGCCATCTACTTCTAACATTAAGGAAACTGAGAACTCTTTAAAGTCCTTTAAGGAATCTGGATTTGATGCAGAAGCTAGGGAGGATGATATTGTATCATCAGTAGACTGCTCCTCATCAAGTATTGTTGCTGAACCACTTGTTGCCATTAGACTTGAGCTCGATTTGAATGAAGTTATTCCTATAGTTGAAGGGAATCAAGACCAGAAAGATATCTCTTCTACAATATGTTCATCTGCAATTGACTTGCCTACTCTGTCTCCCTTTACAAGTCACAAGCAACCACTTGTTGCCATTAGACTTGAGCTCGATTTGAATGAAGTTATTCCTATAGTTGAAGGGAATCAAGACCAGAAAGATATCTCTTCTACAATATGTTCATCTGCAATTGACTTGCCTACTCTGTCTCCCTTTACAAGTCACATATCAACTGATTTGCCTGCTGAAGTTACTGTGGCTGCACCAACCAAAAGGTATTTTGTTCCTCCTCAAATTTTGTTGATGACCAAAGGTGAACCTGGATGGAAAGGTTCAGCAGCTACTAGCGCATTCCGACCAACAGAGCCAcagaaaatatctaaaattcGTGATATGATCCCATCTGATGGTGTTGGAAAGAAGAGCCGTCCTCTGCTAGATATCGATCTTAACATACCTGATGAGGAAGTTCTTGCAGGCATGGCTTCTCAGAGTTCTATTCAAATGATGAGGACTACTACTGATGATGATTCACTCACAAGGACTGCTCCTGAAGTTGATCTTCATTTAAATAGAGTTGATGAGGGTCTGGAAAATGGCCAGTCCTTGGCTAGCACCAGCAGTAGATTAGAGGTGCCACTGTTGGCTATGCAACCTGCATCTGGAGGACTCCCTGCTGAGAAAACAAATGTTCTGAGGAACTTTGATCTGAATGACAGACCAGACATTGATGGGCTTAGTGTAGAAGCAGTAGCAAGGAACCAACAAGCAAACAATTCAACTGTTGTGCCAAATTTGTCTCCTGTTACAGGTCATAGAACAAATTCCGAATCTGGTTATACTTTGTCTTGGTTCCGTCCTAACCCTTATCCAGTTGTTGCTGTGCCATCTCTTCTGCCTGATAGAGGAGATAAATCAAATCCAGTAGCTGCAACTGCAGAATCTCTGATGATTCCGAGGTCATTAAATGGTGTTAACCTTCGCGGTGATATTTATTGTGGTACATCATCTCCAGCAATGCTGGTTTCTCCAGCTACACCATTTCCTTATCCAAACTCATCCTTTCCTCCCACTTTTACACTAGCTCCAGTGTCTTTATCTGGTGGTTCAACACGTTATGTTGATGCTTCTTATGGAAGTCGTTCTTGCTTCCTTGCTTATTCTTCATTGCTCACTGGTCCTGCTGGCGCTGTTTCATCTAATTATCCAAGTTCCTACATGATAAGCTTTCCAGAAGGCGGCACTAGTACTGTGAATAGTCAAGACTTTGATTTGAATACTGGTCCAGGGTGTGGAGATATGATAGGAAAAGATGAAAAACTGCTTTCAGCATCAAGACAGCTTTCAGTTGCCACTTCTCGGGCATTTATGGAGGATCAGGCCAGAATGTATGATCTTTGGACTGTAGGTTCAAAGAGAAAGGAGCCTGAAGGGAGTTGGGATGCAGAAAGCACCACTGACAGATCTGCCATGCAAGTCTCGTGGAAGAAATGA